A portion of the Lolium rigidum isolate FL_2022 chromosome 1, APGP_CSIRO_Lrig_0.1, whole genome shotgun sequence genome contains these proteins:
- the LOC124683273 gene encoding uncharacterized protein LOC124683273: MRAISSAAGGMLRARLCAAAHVRGGHGDGAGRWTTPGHEVRPKGYPMNRTPPPPGESRKWEDWELPCYLTSFLTVVILLNAKPDLTIETWAHQRALERLQQQELAASTDALAE; the protein is encoded by the coding sequence ATGCGGGCGATCTCATCGGCGGCGGGAGGCATGCTGCGGGCGCGTCTGTGCGCGGCGGCGCACGTCCGCGGCGGGCATGGCGACGGCGCGGGGCGGTGGACGACGCCGGGGCACGAGGTGCGGCCCAAGGGGTACCCGATgaaccgcacgccgccgccgccgggggagtCGCGCAAGTGGGAGGACTGGGAGCTGCCCTGCTACCTCACCTCCTTCCTcaccgtcgtcatcctcctcaacGCCAAGCCCGATCTCACCATCGAGACCTGGGCGCACCAGAGGGCGCTCGAGCGCCTCCAGCAGCAGGAGCTCGCCGCATCCACCGACGCCCTCGCCGAGTGA